The proteins below come from a single Miscanthus floridulus cultivar M001 chromosome 1, ASM1932011v1, whole genome shotgun sequence genomic window:
- the LOC136487415 gene encoding uncharacterized protein isoform X2 has translation MLDDHPFTDGISSPIAAHILDFCDDGSGGDLFAAVNTASDMFTASSEDASSSSITTPPAPCGHGDNVSLGAAAATGAASAFSPLPSLDSTLSALLEEEDPLVPDTELLLPIDYQFSAAAAGDEPQPEQQFAQVPVVLPVAGAAEHPGLQTPMSSTASELLHVASSGYTDECFAAAMAAGGGYVGLDEALCQQQQQQQPPQPGALLPASMMETAAQGCYFGKDTAAKAGGGFFGTGCSGMMMSMMGMEEIGEYQRMMEGASAALAATHSPDADSAAAAAAQQMAFGGNAAGEMQMGSGSMSPGRLPAAATEASSLEDANFKSARITVEERREKIHRYIKKRNERNFSKKIKYACRKTLADSRPRVRGRFAKNDDYGEPSRVMQNHEEYDHMAGMKAEDILDPDALQAHINGMNSYMYNHTVESWM, from the exons ATGCTCGACGACCATCCCTTCACT GATGGCATCTCGAGCCCCATAGCGGCGCACATCCTAGATTTCTGCGACGATGGCAGCGGCGGCGACCTCTTCGCGGCCGTGAACACGGCCTCGGACATGTTCACGGCGTCATCAGAGGATGCCTCGTCGTCGTCCATAACGACGCCTCCCGCGCCCTGCGGCCACGGCGACAACGTGTCGTTGGGCGCCGCCGCGGCCACGGGCGCTGCCTCGGCCTTCTCCCCGTTGCCGTCCCTGGACTCCACCCTCTCGGCTCTCCTCGAAGAAGAAGACCCACTGGTTCCAGACACCGAACTCCTCCTCCCCATCGACTACCAgttctcggcggcggcggccggagaTGAGCCTCAGCCCGAGCAGCAGTTCGCTCAGGTACCGGTGGTGCTTCCAGTGGCCGGCGCGGCAGAACACCCGGGTCTGCAGACGCCGATGAGCAGCACGGCGTCCGAGCTGCTGCACGTAGCGTCGTCAGGGTACACCGACGAGTGCttcgcggcggcaatggcggccgGAGGAGGGTACGTGGGCCTGGACGAGGCTCtgtgccagcagcagcagcagcagcagccgccgcagcCCGGCGCGTTGCTCCCCGCCAGCATGATGGAAACCGCCGCGCAGGGCTGCTACTTCGGCAAGGACACGGCGGCGAAAGCAGGCGGCGGCTTCTTCGGGACCGGTTGCAGCGGCATGATGATGTCcatgatggggatggaggagatCGGCGAGTACCAGCGGATGATGGAGGGCGCCAGCGCCGCGCTGGCCGCCACGCACAGCCCCGACGcggactccgccgccgccgccgcggcgcagcAGATGGCGTTCGGCGGCAACGCCGCCGGGGAAATGCAG ATGGGCAGCGGCAGCATGAGCCCGGGGAggctgccggcggcggcgacggaggcGTCGAGCCTGGAGGACGCCAACTTCAAGAGCGCCCGCATCACCGTGGAGGAGAGACGGGAGAAGATCCACAGGTACATAAAGAAGCGGAACGAGCGCAACTTCAGCAAGAAGATCAAG TACGCTTGCAGAAAGACCCTGGCGGACAGCAGGCCCCGCGTCCGCGGTAGATTCGCCAAGAACGACGACTACGGCGAGCCGTCGAGGGTGATGCAGAACCACGAGGAATACGACCACATG gCCGGCATGAAGGCAGAAGACATACTGGATCCCGACGCCCTGCAGGCGCACATCAACGGGATGAACTCCTACATGTACAACCACACTGTTGAGTCCTGGATGTAA
- the LOC136487404 gene encoding large ribosomal subunit protein uL14x/uL14z/uL14y, which translates to MSKRGRGGTAGNKFRMSLGLPVAATVNCADNTGAKNLYIISVKGIKGRLNRLPSACVGDMVMATVKKGKPDLRKKVMPAVIVRQRKPWRRKDGVYMYFEDNAGVIVNPKGEMKGSAITGPIGKECADLWPRIASAANAIV; encoded by the exons atgtcGAAGCGCG GGAGGGGAGGGACTGCGGGGAACAAGTTCCGCATGTCGCTGGGTCTCCCCGTGGCAGCGACTGTGAACTGCGCGGACAACACGGGCGCCAAGAACCTGTACATCATCTCCGTCAAGGGCATCAAGGGTAGGCTCAACCGCCTGCCGTCCGCCTGCGTCGGCGACATGGTCATGGCCACCGTCAAGAAGGGTAAGCCCGACCTCAGGAAGAAGGTCATGCCTGCCGTCATCGTCCGCCAGCGCAAGCCGTGGCGCCGCAAGGACGGAGTCTACATGTACTTCGAAG ataatgctggagtcatcgtGAACCCCAAGGGTGAGATGAAAG GATCTGCTATCACTGGACCTATTGGCAAGGAGTGTGCTGACCTTTGGCCTAGGATTGCTAGTGCAGCAAACGCCATTGTCTGA
- the LOC136487415 gene encoding uncharacterized protein isoform X1 has product MLDDHPFTQDGISSPIAAHILDFCDDGSGGDLFAAVNTASDMFTASSEDASSSSITTPPAPCGHGDNVSLGAAAATGAASAFSPLPSLDSTLSALLEEEDPLVPDTELLLPIDYQFSAAAAGDEPQPEQQFAQVPVVLPVAGAAEHPGLQTPMSSTASELLHVASSGYTDECFAAAMAAGGGYVGLDEALCQQQQQQQPPQPGALLPASMMETAAQGCYFGKDTAAKAGGGFFGTGCSGMMMSMMGMEEIGEYQRMMEGASAALAATHSPDADSAAAAAAQQMAFGGNAAGEMQMGSGSMSPGRLPAAATEASSLEDANFKSARITVEERREKIHRYIKKRNERNFSKKIKYACRKTLADSRPRVRGRFAKNDDYGEPSRVMQNHEEYDHMAGMKAEDILDPDALQAHINGMNSYMYNHTVESWM; this is encoded by the exons ATGCTCGACGACCATCCCTTCACT CAGGATGGCATCTCGAGCCCCATAGCGGCGCACATCCTAGATTTCTGCGACGATGGCAGCGGCGGCGACCTCTTCGCGGCCGTGAACACGGCCTCGGACATGTTCACGGCGTCATCAGAGGATGCCTCGTCGTCGTCCATAACGACGCCTCCCGCGCCCTGCGGCCACGGCGACAACGTGTCGTTGGGCGCCGCCGCGGCCACGGGCGCTGCCTCGGCCTTCTCCCCGTTGCCGTCCCTGGACTCCACCCTCTCGGCTCTCCTCGAAGAAGAAGACCCACTGGTTCCAGACACCGAACTCCTCCTCCCCATCGACTACCAgttctcggcggcggcggccggagaTGAGCCTCAGCCCGAGCAGCAGTTCGCTCAGGTACCGGTGGTGCTTCCAGTGGCCGGCGCGGCAGAACACCCGGGTCTGCAGACGCCGATGAGCAGCACGGCGTCCGAGCTGCTGCACGTAGCGTCGTCAGGGTACACCGACGAGTGCttcgcggcggcaatggcggccgGAGGAGGGTACGTGGGCCTGGACGAGGCTCtgtgccagcagcagcagcagcagcagccgccgcagcCCGGCGCGTTGCTCCCCGCCAGCATGATGGAAACCGCCGCGCAGGGCTGCTACTTCGGCAAGGACACGGCGGCGAAAGCAGGCGGCGGCTTCTTCGGGACCGGTTGCAGCGGCATGATGATGTCcatgatggggatggaggagatCGGCGAGTACCAGCGGATGATGGAGGGCGCCAGCGCCGCGCTGGCCGCCACGCACAGCCCCGACGcggactccgccgccgccgccgcggcgcagcAGATGGCGTTCGGCGGCAACGCCGCCGGGGAAATGCAG ATGGGCAGCGGCAGCATGAGCCCGGGGAggctgccggcggcggcgacggaggcGTCGAGCCTGGAGGACGCCAACTTCAAGAGCGCCCGCATCACCGTGGAGGAGAGACGGGAGAAGATCCACAGGTACATAAAGAAGCGGAACGAGCGCAACTTCAGCAAGAAGATCAAG TACGCTTGCAGAAAGACCCTGGCGGACAGCAGGCCCCGCGTCCGCGGTAGATTCGCCAAGAACGACGACTACGGCGAGCCGTCGAGGGTGATGCAGAACCACGAGGAATACGACCACATG gCCGGCATGAAGGCAGAAGACATACTGGATCCCGACGCCCTGCAGGCGCACATCAACGGGATGAACTCCTACATGTACAACCACACTGTTGAGTCCTGGATGTAA